A window from Salvia miltiorrhiza cultivar Shanhuang (shh) chromosome 2, IMPLAD_Smil_shh, whole genome shotgun sequence encodes these proteins:
- the LOC131008596 gene encoding LOW QUALITY PROTEIN: GDSL esterase/lipase At3g48460-like (The sequence of the model RefSeq protein was modified relative to this genomic sequence to represent the inferred CDS: inserted 2 bases in 1 codon): MAKLGRPHHHIHPIFIFIILIIPTFVNGANQNPRPPFKKVYAFGDSYTDTGNTHSDSGPSGFMFVSHLPYGRTFFHRPTNRYSDGRLVIDFXARALSLPLLPPYLGVKSAAPSGSVNFAVAGSTAIVHSFFAKNNMTLNITPQSISTQLGWFEKMAARFGCRDKSSTPKECEAVFNEALIWVGEIGANDYAYSFGSSVTPQTIQRLSINSVTAFLQALMKKGAKYVVVQGLPPTGCLTLSMYLAPSDDRDGVGCVGSANNLTNTHNTILKSKINALRKQYPQALIVYLDYYNAYLSVIKNARSRGFNELYKVCCGHGGGTYNFDYLNACGSPSSTSCAHPSSYINWDGVHLTEAMNRAMADAFLNGTYAQPPFSSLLSKKQHPSG; the protein is encoded by the exons atggcAAAGCTTGGCCGTCCTCACCATCATATCCACcccatcttcatcttcatcatcctAATAATCCCGACCTTCGTCAATGGCGCCAATCAAAACCCTCGGCCGCCTTTCAAGAAGGTTTACGCCTTCGGCGACTCGTACACCGACACCGGCAACACCCACTCCGACAGCGGCCCCAGCGGGTTTATGTTCGTCTCCCACCTTCCCTACGGCCGCACATTCTTCCACCGCCCCACCAACCGCTACTCCGACGGCCGCCTCGTGATCGACTT GGCGCGGGCCTTGTCCCTCCCCCTCTTGCCGCCTTACCTGGGCGTGAAGTCGGCGGCGCCGTCGGGGAGCGTGAACTTCGCCGTTGCGGGGTCCACGGCCATTGTTCACAGCTTCTTCGCGAAGAACAACATGACGCTCAACATCACGCCGCAGTCGATCTCGACGCAGCTGGGTTGGTTCGAGAAGATGGCTGCAAGATTTGGGTGCAGAGACAAGAGCAGCACTCCCAAGGAATGTGAGGCCGTTTTCAATGAGGCGTTGATTTGGGTTGGTGAAATTGGGGCCAATGATTACGCTTACAGTTTTGGATCTTCTGTTACGCCTCAAACTATTCAGCGACTCTCCATCAATAGCGTCACTGCTTTTCTCCAG GCGTTGATGAAGAAGGGTGCCAAGTATGTTGTTGTTCAAGGCCTGCCGCCAACGGGCTGCCTAACGCTGTCGATGTACTTAGCCCCGTCCGACGACAGGGACGGCGTCGGCTGCGTGGGGAGCGCCAACAACCTAACCAACACTCACAACACAATCCTCAAATCAAAAATCAATGCCTTGAGGAAACAGTACCCTCAAGCACTCATCGTCTACCTAGACTATTACAACGCCTATCTGAGCGTCATCAAGAACGCGAGGAGCCGCGGATTCAACGAGCTTTACAAGGTCTGCTGTGGACACGGCGGTGGAACCTACAACTTCGACTATCTCAACGCCTGTGGCTCGCCTTCCTCCACCTCCTGCGCCCATCCTTCTAGCTATATCAACTGGGACGGAGTTCATCTCACTGAGGCCATGAACAGGGCCATGGCCGATGCGTTTCTCAATGGGACTTATGCTCAGCCGCCCTTCAGTTCTCTCTTGAGCAAGAAGCAGCACCCATCAGGATGA
- the LOC131008584 gene encoding adenine/guanine permease AZG2: MGREWQKMQNGLNDAISKSKVGKFFKLESRNTSFARELRAATATFLTMAYIIFVNATILTDSGGTCSVSDCTAAGNQTATADCVLKPNAGYDHCLSKLKSDLIVGTALSSMIGSLAMGLLANLPLGLAPGMGANAYVAYNLVGFHGSGPMSYQTAMAVVLVEGAAFLAIAVLGLRAKLARLIPTSVRLASAAGIGLFIAFVGLQAHQGVGLVGPDASTLVALAACRDTSPTGGGCNGGVMQSPTFWLGFVGFVIMCYGLMKDVKGSMIYGMLFVTLISWIRGTRVTIFPHTPLGNSSYEYFKKVVDFHKIESTFCAISFSGFGKSQVWVGLVTLLYVDVLATTGTLYTLAEVGGLVNGEGGFEGEYMAYMVDAGATVVGAALGVSPIAAYVESTAGMREGGRTGLTAVIIGVYFGLSVFLTPLITSVPPWAVGPSLVMVGVLMMRVVKDIEWENVREGVPAFVTMILMPLTYSISNGIVGGIGMYVALGLYDYVVGSVKWVSKMRRAVLREENQVSAAAPHTNIDII, from the coding sequence ATGGGGAGAGAGTGGCAAAAAATGCAAAACGGGTTAAACGATGCGATTTCAAAGAGCAAAGTTGGCAAGTTCTTCAAGTTGGAGAGCAGAAACACCTCCTTCGCTAGAGAGCTGCGCGCCGCTACCGCCACGTTCCTCACCATGGCCTATATTATCTTCGTCAACGCCACCATCCTAACGGATTCCGGCGGCACCTGCTCCGTTTCGGATTGCACGGCCGCCGGAAACCAAACCGCCACCGCAGACTGCGTGTTGAAGCCGAATGCAGGCTACGATCATTGCCTGTCTAAGCTAAAGAGTGATCTCATCGTTGGAACCGCCTTGTCATCCATGATTGGATCATTAGCCATGGGATTGCTGGCTAACTTGCCTCTGGGCCTGGCCCCCGGCATGGGGGCCAACGCCTACGTGGCCTACAACTTGGTGGGCTTCCACGGCTCTGGGCCCATGTCGTACCAGACCGCCATGGCCGTGGTGTTAGTGGAAGGCGCCGCATTTCTCGCCATCGCTGTCCTGGGCCTACGGGCCAAGCTGGCCCGCCTCATTCCCACCTCCGTGCGCCTGGCTAGTGCCGCAGGGATTGGGCTGTTCATCGCGTTCGTGGGCTTGCAGGCCCACCAAGGCGTGGGCCTGGTGGGCCCCGACGCATCGACTTTGGTGGCCCTTGCAGCTTGCAGGGACACCAGCCCAACAGGTGGTGGGTGCAATGGGGGAGTGATGCAGAGCCCAACATTCTGGCTTGGGTTTGTGGGGTTTGTGATAATGTGTTATGGGTTGATGAAAGATGTTAAAGGCAGCATGATATATGGCATGCTTTTTGTGACATTGATTTCATGGATTAGGGGGACTCGTGTCACCATTTTCCCACACACCCCACTTGGAAACTCAAGCTATGAATATTTCAAGAAGGTggtggatttccacaagattgagtCCACTTTTTGTGCCATTAGCTTCAGCGGCTTTGGGAAAAGCCAAGTGTGGGTGGGCTTAGTGACATTGTTGTATGTGGATGTGCTGGCCACTACAGGCACATTGTACACATTAGCTGAGGTGGGAGGGCTTGTGAATGGGGAAGGGGGCTTTGAGGGGGAATACATGGCCTACATGGTGGATGCCGGGGCCACCGTTGTGGGGGCCGCTCTCGGAGTGTCTCCGATCGCTGCTTATGTGGAATCAACGGCTGGGATGAGGGAAGGGGGCAGGACTGGTCTGACGGCGGTGATCATCGGGGTCTACTTCGGGCTCTCTGTATTCTTGACGCCGTTGATAACGAGTGTGCCGCCGTGGGCGGTGGGGCCGTCTCTAGTGATGGTTGGGGTGTTGATGATGAGAGTTGTGAAGGACATTGAGTGGGAGAATGTGAGGGAGGGAGTGCCGGCTTTTGTGACTATGATTCTAATGCCTTTGACATATTCCATTTCCAATGGGATTGTTGGAGGGATTGGAATGTACGTAGCACTTGGATTGTATGACTACGTTGTGGGGAGTGTCAAGTGGGTCAGCAAGATGAGGAGAGCGGTGCTCAGGGAGGAGAATCAGGTGTCCGCGGCTGCCCCACATACCAATATTGATATCATCTGA
- the LOC131008617 gene encoding polcalcin Che a 3-like: MADEDPQDVADRERIFKHCDTNGDGKVSATELGEALKALGSVSADEVKRMMAELDTDGDGFISFDEFTDFAKANRGLIRDVAKIF, translated from the coding sequence ATGGCAGATGAGGATCCACAGGACGTAGCAGACCGGGAGCGCATATTCAAGCACTGTGACACCAATGGCGACGGCAAAGTATCGGCGACGGAGCTCGGAGAGGCCCTCAAGGCGCTCGGCTCCGTCTCCGCTGACGAAGTCAAGCGCATGATGGCTGAGCTCGACACCGATGGCGACGGCTTCATTTCCTTTGACGAGTTCACAGATTTCGCCAAGGCCAACAGGGGCTTAATTAGGGATGTCGCCAAGATTTTCTAG
- the LOC131008614 gene encoding probable calcium-binding protein CML27, with translation MEEKGASQVDEVEKVFSKFDADGDHKISSAELGAVLNSLGAGASSEEVALMMSELDADCDGYIDLDEFKSFQLRGEGDEKELREAFDLYDKDKNGMISAAELHSVLCSLGEKCSVEDCQRMISSFDVDADGFINFQEFNKMMTGNTS, from the coding sequence ATGGAGGAAAAGGGAGCAAGCCAAGTAGACGAAGTGGAGAAAGTGTTCAGCAAGTTCGACGCCGACGGCGACCACAAGATCTCTTCAGCTGAGCTGGGCGCCGTGCTGAACAGCCTGGGCGCGGGCGCGTCGAGCGAGGAGGTGGCGCTGATGATGTCGGAGCTGGACGCCGACTGCGACGGCTACATCGATCTGGATGAGTTCAAGTCGTTCCAGCTCCGCGGCGAGGGCGACGAGAAGGAGCTGAGGGAGGCGTTCGACTTGTACGACAAGGACAAGAACGGCATGATCTCCGCCGCCGAGCTGCATTCGGTGCTCTGCTCTCTCGGGGAGAAGTGCTCCGTCGAGGATTGTCAGAGAATGATCAGCTCCTTCGACGTCGACGCCGATGGATTCATTAACTTCCAAGAATTCAACAAGATGATGACGGGGAACACGTCTTGA